From Fusarium oxysporum f. sp. lycopersici 4287 chromosome 10, whole genome shotgun sequence, the proteins below share one genomic window:
- a CDS encoding hypothetical protein (At least one base has a quality score < 10) produces MLLISRSTSQFYSIASTMSLPLKAKVSIRDNWEKPECRAQESMKKLKDVLGLDVYCEPQWQILVSELGSFWEDKGELVSSVAFFVHVWFEALTELLDDEAHEAWTDTVLTKVRELTSRLNLAVEVSENQRPSTKWSDAQLGFILYIPKDLIHQPAQYFGLFKEQLLECFEENRPSKTLPIHSTTGDEWADVGAEDREEEPAKPPQTGDKAPAVDYLPDPNTMPKPSALFQQAPYHLFVYTSASNRSCKIEIECSHSQTLEVLAEYLKRWTKTNVNRVDKPPAVEITLNHAASGFGLECDKLTLHCENRYGPIYNISAAAILNLVEGVFGYEIVYGDSTSWHYRRDTPFKKR; encoded by the exons ATGTTGCTCATCTCAAGGTCGACCTCTCAATTCTATAGCATAGCATCAACCATGTCTCT CCCTCTGAAGGCCAAAGTCTCGATCCGCGATAATTGGGAAAAGCCCGAATGTCGTGCTCAAGAGTCTATGAAAAAACTGAAAGACGTGCTCGGTCTTGATGTTTACTGTGAACCGCAATGGCAAATTCTTGTGTCCGAGCTGGGGAGCTTTTGGGAAGACAAGGGCGAGCTGGTTTCTTCAGTGGCATTCTTCGTTCATGTTTGGTTTGAAGCACTCACCGAGttgcttgatgatgaagctcaTGAGGCTTGGACGGACACTGTCCTTACGAAAGTCAGAGAGCTGACTTCGAGGTTGAACTTGGCGGTTGAG GTATCAGAGAATCAACGACCTTCAACCAAGTGGTCCGATGCACAACTTGGATTCATTCTGTATATCCCCAAAGATCTGATACACCAGCCAGCTCAGTATTTCGGTCTATTTAAGGAACAGCTCCTTGAATGCTTCGAAGAAAATCGGCCGTCCAAGACGTTGCCCATACACTCCACCACGGGTGATGAATGGGCAGATGTTGGAGcagaagatcgagaagaagagcctgCGAAACCTCCACAAACAGGCGATAAAGCACCAGCTGTTGATTATCTCCCAGACCCCAACACTATGCCGAAGCCTAGTGCACTTTTCCAGCAAGCTCCTTATCATCTCTTCGTGTATACCTCGGCATCAAACAGGAGCTGCAAGATTGAAATTGAATGTAGTCACAGCCAAACTTTGGAAGTTTTGGCCGAGTACTTGAAAAGATGGACAAAGACCAACGTCAATCGTGTAGATAAG CCTCCTGCGGTGGAGATCACACTCAACCACGCCGCTTCTGGCTTTGGACTCGAGTGTGATAAGCTCACCCTGCATTGTGAGAACAGATATGGACCTATCTACAACATATCTGCTGCTGCAATTTTGAATTTGGTTGAGGGAGTGTTTGGGTATGAAATAGTCTATGGCGATTCCACTTCATGGCACTACCGAAGAGACACGCCGTTCAAGAAGCGATGA
- a CDS encoding cytochrome P450, family 51 (sterol 14-demethylase) — protein sequence MFSLLYYPLWAFASCLVIITLNVLYQKLPRNANEPPLVFHWLPFVGNAVAYGLDPYGFFVKCREKHGDVFTFILFGRKIVACLGVDGNDFVLNSRIQDANAEEIYSPLTTPVFGSDVVYDCPNSKLMEQKKFVKFGLTQKALESHVQLIEREVLEYIQAVPSFSGKSGTVDVSKAMAEITIFTAARSLQGEEVRRKLTAEFAALYHDLDLGFTPVNFLFPWLPLPHNRRRDAAHAKMREIYMDIINGRRRGVGDLEKGTDMIANLMNCEYKNGQPIPDKEIAHMMITLLMAGQHSSSSASSWIILHLASSTDIAEELYQEQLINLSADGVLPPLQYTDLDKLPLLQNVVKETLRVHSSIHSILRKVKRPMQAPGSPYTITTDKVLLASPTVTALSEEHFTDAQRWNPHRWDNKPQEEAVTDDVIDYGYGAVSKGTKSPYLPFGAGRHRCIGEKFAYVNLGVIVATLVRNFRLSTLDGKPGIPATDYTSLFSRPAQPAYINWERRRA from the exons ATGTTCTCACTCCTATACTACCCTCTATGGGCCTTTGCTTCCTGCCTAGTTATCATCACTCTCAACGTCTTATACCAGAAGCTCCCTCGAAATGCCAACGAACCTCCGTTAGTGTTCCACTGGCTTCCATTCGTTGGGAATGCTGTTGCTTATGGACTCGACCCTTATGGTTTCTTTGTGAAGTGTCGAGAAAAG CACGGCGATGTCTTCACCTTTATCCTCTTCGGTCGAAAAATCGTTGCctgtcttggtgttgacggCAATGACTTTGTTCTCAACAGTCGAATTCAGGACGCCAACGCCGAAGAAATCTACAGTCCATTGACAACGCCTGTCTTTGGTAGTGATGTCGTATACGATTGTCCCAACTCGAAGCTCATGGAGCAAAAGAAGTTTGTCAAGTTTGGCCTTACACAAAAGGCTCTCGAGTCCCATGTCCAGTTGATCGAGCGAGAGGTTCTGGAGTACATCCAAGCTGTACCTTCATTCTCTGGAAAGTCTGGCACAGTTGATGTATCCAAGGCAATGGCTGAGATAACCATCTTCACTGCTGCTCGCTCTCTGCAGGGCGAAGAAGTTCGACGGAAGCTTACAGCTGAGTTTGCAGCTCTGTATCATGACCTTGACCTAGGCTTCACTCCTGTAAACTTCCTGTTCCCCTGGCTACCTTTGCCTCATAACCGACGTCGAGATGCTGCTCATGcaaagatgagagagatCTACATGGACATCATTAAcggacgaagaagaggcgTAGGGGACTTGGAGAAAGGAACTGACATGATCGCCAACCTGATGAATTGCGAGTACAAAAACGGGCAGCCGATTCCGGACAAAGAGATCGCGCACATGATGATCACCCTTCTCATGGCTGGACAACACTCTTCGTCATCTGCTAGTTCATGGATCATACTACATCTGGCTTCATCCACTGACATTGCTGAGGAACTCTACCAAGAGCAACTCATTAACTTGAGTGCTGATGGTGTTCTCCCTCCCCTTCAGTACACCGACCTCGACAAGCTTCCCCTTCTTCAGAATGTCGTCAAAGAAACACTCCGTGTTCATTCTTCCATTCACTCCATTCTGCGAAAGGTTAAGAGACCTATGCAAGCACCTGGATCACCTTACACCATCACCACAGACAAGGTTCTCCTCGCTTCACCAACTGTTACAGCGTTGAGTGAAGAACACTTCACGGACGCCCAGAGATGGAATCCTCATCGGTGGGATAACAAACCCCAGGAGGAGGCCGTGACGGACGATGTCATTGACTACGGCTACGGCGCTGTTTCTAAAGGAACGAAGAGCCCATACTTACCCTTTGGCGCTGGTCGGCATCGCTGCATCGGGGAGAAGTTTGCTTATGTCAACTTGGGCGTTATCGTCGCGACTTTGGTGCGCAACTTCAGACTGTCGACTCTTGATGGCAAGCCTGGTATTCCAGCAACTGACTACacttctctcttctcaaggccaGCCCAACCTGCATACATAAACTGGGAGCGCAGGAGGGCTTAA
- a CDS encoding cytochrome P450, family 51 (sterol 14-demethylase), with amino-acid sequence MEQKKFVKFGLTQKALESHVQLIEREVLEYIQAVPSFSGKSGTVDVSKAMAEITIFTAARSLQGEEVRRKLTAEFAALYHDLDLGFTPVNFLFPWLPLPHNRRRDAAHAKMREIYMDIINGRRRGVGDLEKGTDMIANLMNCEYKNGQPIPDKEIAHMMITLLMAGQHSSSSASSWIILHLASSTDIAEELYQEQLINLSADGVLPPLQYTDLDKLPLLQNVVKETLRVHSSIHSILRKVKRPMQAPGSPYTITTDKVLLASPTVTALSEEHFTDAQRWNPHRWDNKPQEEAVTDDVIDYGYGAVSKGTKSPYLPFGAGRHRCIGEKFAYVNLGVIVATLVRNFRLSTLDGKPGIPATDYTSLFSRPAQPAYINWERRRA; translated from the coding sequence ATGGAGCAAAAGAAGTTTGTCAAGTTTGGCCTTACACAAAAGGCTCTCGAGTCCCATGTCCAGTTGATCGAGCGAGAGGTTCTGGAGTACATCCAAGCTGTACCTTCATTCTCTGGAAAGTCTGGCACAGTTGATGTATCCAAGGCAATGGCTGAGATAACCATCTTCACTGCTGCTCGCTCTCTGCAGGGCGAAGAAGTTCGACGGAAGCTTACAGCTGAGTTTGCAGCTCTGTATCATGACCTTGACCTAGGCTTCACTCCTGTAAACTTCCTGTTCCCCTGGCTACCTTTGCCTCATAACCGACGTCGAGATGCTGCTCATGcaaagatgagagagatCTACATGGACATCATTAAcggacgaagaagaggcgTAGGGGACTTGGAGAAAGGAACTGACATGATCGCCAACCTGATGAATTGCGAGTACAAAAACGGGCAGCCGATTCCGGACAAAGAGATCGCGCACATGATGATCACCCTTCTCATGGCTGGACAACACTCTTCGTCATCTGCTAGTTCATGGATCATACTACATCTGGCTTCATCCACTGACATTGCTGAGGAACTCTACCAAGAGCAACTCATTAACTTGAGTGCTGATGGTGTTCTCCCTCCCCTTCAGTACACCGACCTCGACAAGCTTCCCCTTCTTCAGAATGTCGTCAAAGAAACACTCCGTGTTCATTCTTCCATTCACTCCATTCTGCGAAAGGTTAAGAGACCTATGCAAGCACCTGGATCACCTTACACCATCACCACAGACAAGGTTCTCCTCGCTTCACCAACTGTTACAGCGTTGAGTGAAGAACACTTCACGGACGCCCAGAGATGGAATCCTCATCGGTGGGATAACAAACCCCAGGAGGAGGCCGTGACGGACGATGTCATTGACTACGGCTACGGCGCTGTTTCTAAAGGAACGAAGAGCCCATACTTACCCTTTGGCGCTGGTCGGCATCGCTGCATCGGGGAGAAGTTTGCTTATGTCAACTTGGGCGTTATCGTCGCGACTTTGGTGCGCAACTTCAGACTGTCGACTCTTGATGGCAAGCCTGGTATTCCAGCAACTGACTACacttctctcttctcaaggccaGCCCAACCTGCATACATAAACTGGGAGCGCAGGAGGGCTTAA
- a CDS encoding protein phosphatase, with translation MASTHNSKQRLALAICDFLSASTNDGTLTADDKDSIDVAINCIAESFKVDPSDTSAVQAAIGSQNLLQIYSVFEKARADKPAAAAPTPAPVELTDEQKKEAEALKSKGNAAMAQKDYRAAIDFYTQALAINANNAVYLSNRAAAHSANKDHASARSDAEAAVAIDPAYTKAWSRLGLARFALGDARGAMEAYDRGIQHEGNGGSDAMKKGYETAKRRVQEMEAEEDSLPRASPSAGGDLGAGGMPDLGNLASMFGGGGAGGQGGGMPDLGSIMSNPMFANMAQKLMSNPDLMNNLMSNPRLREMADRYSTGGGMPDLNSLMSDPQIGEMARNMMGGGGNPFGGAGGPGAGAGGANGQGGSQQ, from the exons ATG GCGTCTACTCACAACTCCAAGCAGCGCCTGGCGCTCGCTATCTGCGATTTCCTCTCCGCTTCGACAAATGACGGCACTCTCACCGCTGACGACAAGGACTCCATCGATGTGGCTATCAACTGTATCGCCGAATCCTTCAAGGTCGATCCCTCCGATACCTCCGCTGTCCAAGCCGCCATCGGATCTCAGAACCTCCTCCAGATCTACTCTGTCTTCGAGAAGGCCCGCGCCGACAAGCCCGCCGCCGCTGCTCCTACACCCGCACCCGTCGAGCTCACCGacgagcagaagaaggaggccgaggCCCTGAAGTCAAAGGGAAATGCTGCCATGGCACAGAAGGACTACCGTGCTGCCATCGACTTCTACACCCAGGCTCTGGCTATCAACGCCAACAACGCTGTCTACCTCTCCAACCGCGCCGCTGCCCACTCGGCCAACAAGGACCACGCTTCCGCCCGCTCTGACGCCGAGGCTGCCGTAGCCATCGACCCCGCTTATACCAAGGCCTGGTCCCGACTTGGTCTTGCTCGCTTCGCCCTAGGCGACGCTCGTGGTGCTATGGAGGCCTACGACCGCGGTATCCAGCATGAAGGTAACGGTGGCTCTGACGCTATGAAGAAGGGCTACGAGACGGCCAAGCGACGTGTTCAAGAGatggaggctgaggaggacTCTCTTCCCCGTGCTTCTCCTAGCGCCGGTGGTGATCTCGGAGCTGGTGGCATGCCCGATCTTGGTAACCTTGCCAGCATGTtcggcggtggtggtgctggtggcCAGGGCGGTGGTATGCCCGATCTCGGTAGCATCATGAGCAACCCAATGTTCGCAAACATGGCCCAGAAGCTCATGAGCAACCCTGACCTTATGAACAACCTCATGAGCAACCCCCGTCTACGCGAGATGGCCGATCGCTACTCTACTGGTGGTGGTATGCCTGATCTGAACAGCCTCATGTCCGATCCTCAGATTGGAGAGAT GGCCCGAAACATGATGGGCGGTGGTGGCAACCCCTTCGGAGGTGCTGGTGGTCCCGGTGCCGGTGCCGGCGGTGCCAACGGACAAGGCGGTTCGCAACAGTAG
- a CDS encoding galactokinase, with translation MTGTVPVANALSDIYPPAALAEQGPRWNNLLSKFESTYGHAASFVARSPGRVNIIGEHIDYSLYSVLPMAITADTLLAVSATPAAQDAKSFRIRIANVEDDKFEAADFEVPFDGDVSIDATKLEWTNYFKSGLKGVLDLLRKKYGKDFKPCSMNLLMDGTVPVGGGLSSSAAVVSTSSLAIMLANGEKTVDKTELTELAIVNERAVGVNSGGMDQAASVFSEKGAATFVSFSPSLKAKPVHFPPTNPEITFVIVQSFVTSNKQVTGPIHYNLRVVECSIAASYLNAVLNPPGTQLPEDAGPLGVSLGGFHETFFYHQSGSDYSAAKTLTKEEELEKLIEITEKTLTQEEGYTREEVAKALNITVEDLEKRFMSKLPVRAERFKLRQRALHVFREAHRVLRFMKLLENPVHTGATDTTKFNKELGSLLNETQVSCRDFYECSCPELDEICAISLREGSYGARVTGAGWGGCSVHMVPADKVEAVTQALEREYFSKKNLTEEQKKGAVVVSRPATGSAIYYVKDGVKP, from the exons ATGACCGGTACCGTGCCCGTTGCCAACGCCTTGAGCGACATCTATCCTCCTGCGGCGCTCGCTGAGCAGGGTCCACGATGGAATAACCTTCTCAGCAAGTTTGAGTCTACCTACGGACATGCTGCTTCTTTCGTCGCTCGCTCCCCTGGACGAGTTAACATTATTGGAGAGCACATTGACTACTCTCTCTACTCGGTGCTGCCCATGGCCATTACTGCCGACACCCTTCTCGCCGTTTCCGCTACACCCGCCGCCCAAGACGCCAAGTCCTTTCGCATCCGCATCGCCAACGTTGAGGATGACAAGTTTGAGGCCGCTGACTTTGAGGTCCCCTTTGACGGGGATGTTTCAATCGACGCAACCAAGCTAGAATGGACCAACTACTTCAAGAGTGGTCTAAAGGGTGTGCTGGACctgttgaggaagaagtaTGGAAAGGATTTCAAACCATGCAGCATGAATTTGCTTATGGATGGCACTGTACCTGTTGGTGGAGGACTTAGCTCAAGTGCTGCTGTGGTCAGCACGAGCTCACTAGCTATCATGTTGGCCAATGGTGAGAAGACGGTGGACAAGACTGAGCTGACTGAGCTTGCCATCGTGAACGAGCGTGCGGTAGGAGTTAACTCGGGAGG TATGGATCAAGCTGCCTCTGTCTTCTCTGAGAAGGGTGCCGCTACCTTCGTTTCATTCAGTCCAAGCCTCAAGGCTAAGCCAGTTCACTTCCCTCCCACAAATCCCGAAATCACATTCGTTATCGTGCAGTCCTTTGTCACATCAAACAAGCAGGTCACAGGCCCCATCCACTACAACCTTCGTGTAGTCGAGTGTAGCATTGCTGCATCCTACCTCAACGCGGTTCTGAATCCACCCGGCACACAACTCCCCGAGGATGCAGGCCCCCTGGGCGTCAGTCTCGGAGGTTTCCATGAAACTTTCTTTTACCACCAGAGCGGCTCAGATTACTCCGCTGCCAAGACCCtgaccaaggaggaggagctaGAGAAGTTGATCGAGATCACTGAGAAGACCCTGACACAGGAGGAGGGATACACACGGGAGGAGGTAGCCAAGGCTCTGAACATCACGGTCGAGGATCTCGAGAAGCGTTTCATGTCCAAGCTTCCAGTACGTGCCGAGCGCTTCAAGCTCCGCCAGCGAGCTCTGCATGTGTTCAGGGAGGCACACCGAGTTCTTCGTTTCATGAAGCTGCTCGAGAACCCTGTCCACACAGGAGCTACCGACACAACCAAGTTCAACAAAGAACTTGGTTCGCTGCTGAACGAAACCCAAGTATCATGCCGGGATTTTTACGAGTGCAGCTGTCCCGAGCTTGACGAGATCTGTGCTATTTCCCTTCGGGAAGGATCTTACGGAGCCCGTGTGACCGGTGCCGGTTGGGGAGGTTGCAGTGTGCACATGGTGCCGGCGGATAAAGTCGAGGCTGTGACACAGGCCCTTGAGCGGGAGTATTTttccaagaagaacttgacGGAGGAACAGAAGAAGGGGGCCGTTGTGGTGAGCCGGCCGGCAACCGGAAGTGCCATCTACTATGTCAAGGACGGCGTGAAGCCTTAA
- a CDS encoding hypothetical protein (At least one base has a quality score < 10), translating to MQLTWRPRSSGDLKRMLEARHLGEDISTLVRLAFILGTSPFTSPTTPPPSEIDLQFSLPFRSQCLMDTVGHADGAQSTAAETSETNTPMVTVTKQAPQTPEAPSFPARRIKQETRPTTPMDGLPEPMVHDDLTAGPHPGTPFPIPNEHVWPVDAPKFAPDQMNTFADASMTYILPGQELPQQQWDMTGMQQHFPQQDTVMSNVYMPPQQPVAARPATPIPSKRPGSWGKRLSLENLRPKKKTSVYGSPASEHEAVPPVPAMYAEMIPTSMPAGYELPMRMGHHQQGYTSNPGFMPQAQQQQFGSPTTFYLDDGDMRL from the coding sequence atgcAACTCACATGGCGCCCTCGCTCCTCCGGTGATCTCAAGCGTATGCTTGAGGCCCGTCATCTCGGTGAGGATATCTCGACACTTGTGCGTCTTGCTTTCATCCTGGGCACATCGCCTTTCACCAGTCCTACtacaccaccaccaagcGAGATTGACTTGCAGTTCTCTCTGCCCTTCCGATCTCAATGCTTGATGGACACAGTTGGCCATGCCGATGGTGCTCAATCCACGGCGGCCGAGACCAGTGAGACCAACACACCCATGGTCACTGTGACGAAGCAGGCTCCTCAAACACCGGAGGCACCTTCGTTCCCTGCCCGACGCATCAAGCAGGAGACTCGACCCACGACACCAATGGACGGTCTTCCTGAGCCTATGGTTCACGATGATCTCACTGCTGGCCCTCATCCTGGAACACCGTTCCCCATTCCTAACGAGCATGTCTGGCCAGTGGACGCACCCAAGTTTGCTCCTGACCAGATGAACACCTTTGCTGATGCTTCCATGACCTACATCCTGCCTGGTCAAGAGCTtcctcagcaacaatggGACATGACTGGCATGCAACAGCACTTCCCCCAACAAGACACTGTCATGTCCAACGTCTACATGCCTCCCCAACAACCTGTAGCTGCTCGCCCTGCTACACCTATTCCTTCAAAGCGACCTGGATCTTGGGGCAAGAGACTAAGCCTTGAGAACTTGCGTCctaagaagaagacaagCGTGTATGGAAGCCCTGCTTCCGAGCACGAGGCTGTCCCTCCTGTGCCAGCCATGTATGCCGAGATGATTCCCACGTCTATGCCAGCGGGTTACGAACTGCCAATGCGAATGGGCCACCACCAACAAGGGTACACATCAAACCCTGGCTTTATGCCCcaggctcaacagcaacagtTCGGCTCACCCACGACATTTTACTTGGATGACGGGGACATGAGACTATAA
- a CDS encoding acetolactate synthase I/II/III large subunit, producing the protein MLRTRQAAKAIRAVANARSFTTTSAVASVHTSKKVASTRNQSTAAAPARDIPSPGFNVEKNQNNVQPLVNPRKNDMDESFIGKTGGEIFHEMMLRHGVKHIFGYPGGAILPVFDAIYNSKHFDFILPRHEQGAGHMAEGYARASGKPGVVLVTSGPGATNVITPMQDALSDGTPMVVFTGQVVTTAIGSDAFQEADVVGISRACTKWNVMVKNVAELPRRINEAFEIATSGRPGPVLVDLPKDVTAGVLRRAIPTETALPSLPSAASRAAMDVTKKQLEGALQRVGNLVNKAKKPIIYAGQGIILSEGGPEILKELADKSSIPVTTTLQGLGAYDELDEKSLHMLGMHGSAYANMAMQEADLIIALGARFDDRVTLSIAKFAPGAKAAAAEGRGGIVHFEIMPKNINKVVQATEAIEGDVAANLKELLPLVESKTMEDRKEWFNKINEWKKKWPLTDYERAERSGLIKPQTLIEELSNLVADRKDKTYIATGVGQHQMWTAQHFRWRHPRSMITSGGLGTMGYGLPAAIGAKVAQPDALVIDIDGDASFNMTLTELSTAAQFNIGVKVIVLNNEEQGMVTQWQNIFYEDRYAHTHQSNPDFIKLAEAMRVQNRRVSKPEDVVDALKWLINTDGPALLEVVTDKKVPVLPMVPVGSGLHEFLVFDGAKDKKRRELMRERTCGLHG; encoded by the exons ATGCTCCGAACTCGCCAGGCCGCAAAGGCCATCCGGGCCGTCGCCAATGCCCGATCTTTCACCACCACATCAGCCGTTGCTTCCGTTCACACTTCAAAGAAGGTCGCCAGTACCAGGAATCAATCTACTGCTGCTGC ACCTGCACGCGATATCCCTAGCCCAGGGTTTAATGTCGAGAAGAACCAGAACAATGTCCAGCCTCTGGTCAACCCCCGGAAAAACGACATGGATGAGTC TTTCATTGGAAAGACTGGTGGTGAAATCTTCCACGAGATGATGCTCCGACATGGCGTGAAACACATCT TTGGATACCCTGGCGGTGCCATTCTCCCCGTTTTCGATGCCATCTACAACTCAAAGCACTTCGATTTTATCCTCCCTCGCCACGAGCAAGGTGCTGGCCACATGGCTGAGGGTTATGCCCGAGCTTCTGGCAAGCCCGGTGTTGTTCTCGTCACATCTGGTCCCGGTGCTACAAATGTCATCACACCTATGCAGGATGCTCTGTCTGACGGTACACCCATGGTTGTCTTCACCGGTCAGGTCGTGACAACTGCCATTGGCAGTGATGCTTTCCAAGAGGCTGATGTTGTCGGTATCTCTCGCGCATGCACCAAGTGGAACGTTATGGTCAAGAACGTTGCCGAACTTCCTCGACGCATCAACGAAGCTTTCGAGATCGCCACCAGCGGTCGCCCCGGTCCCGTCCTCGTCGATCTTCCCAAGGATGTCACTGCCGGTGTCCTACGGAGAGCTATCCCTACCGAGACTGCTCTGCCTTCTCTGCCTAGTGCCGCTTCCCGCGCTGCTATGGATGTgaccaagaagcagctcgaggGAGCCCTCCAGCGTGTCGGCAACCTcgtcaacaaggccaagaagcccaTCATTTATGCTGGTCAGGGTATCATTCTTTCCGAGGGTGGTCCCGAGATCCTCAAGGAGCTCGCTGACAAGTCCTCCATCCCCGTTACCACTACTCTTCAAGGTCTAGGTGCCTACGACGAACTCGACGAGAAGTCCCTGCACATGCTTGGTATGCACGGTTCTGCTTACGCCAACATGGCCATGCAGGAAGCCGATCTTATCATCGCTCTCGGTGCCCGATTCGACGACCGTGTTACTCTAAGCATTGCTAAGTTCGCCCCAGGTGCCAAGgccgctgctgctgagggCCGTGGTGGTATTGTCCACTTTGAGATTATGCCCAAGAACATTAACAAGGTCGTTCAGGCAACCGAGGCCATCGAGGGTGATGTCGCCGCCAACCTGAAGGAACTCCTGCCTCTGGTTGAGTCCAAGACCATGGAGGACCGCAAGGAGTGgttcaacaagatcaacgagtggaagaagaagtggcCCCTGACCGACTACGAGCGTGCCGAGCGCTCCGGTCTCATCAAGCCCCAGACTCTGATTGAGGAGCTCAGCAACCTTGTTGCGGACCGCAAGGACAAGACCTACATCGCCACTGGTGTCGGTCAACATCAAATGTGGACTGCTCAGCACTTCCGATGGAGACACCCTAGATCCATGATCACCTCTGGTGGTCTTGGCACCATGGGATACGGTCTACCTGCTGCCATTGGTGCCAAGGTTGCCCAGCCTGATGCTCTTGTTATCGACATCGACGGTGACGCTTCCTTCAACATGACCCTGACTGAGCTTTCCACTGCTGCTCAGTTCAACATTGGCGTCAAGGTCATTGTTCTTAACAATGAGGAGCAGGGTATGGTAACACAATGGCAGAACATCTTCTATGAGGATCGATATGCCCATACTCACCAGAGCAACCCcgacttcatcaagctcgcCGAGGCCATGCGCGTCCAAAACCGACGTGTCTCTAAACCCGAGGACGTTGTCGATGCCCTGAAGTGGCTTATCAACACTGACGGCCCTGCTCTGCTGGAGGTCGTCACCGACAAGAAGGTCCCTGTCCTGCCCATGGTGCCCGTCGGTTCCGGTCTACATGAGTTCCTCGTCTTTGACGGAG ccaaggacaagaagagaCGTGAGCTGATGAGAGAGCGTACCTGCGGTCTGCATGGCTAA